The Megalops cyprinoides isolate fMegCyp1 chromosome 15, fMegCyp1.pri, whole genome shotgun sequence region attataaaaaaatcactgaactTGCACCAAGAGATTCTTCAGCAATACACAAATCAACAGACACGgcatacaacaaaaatatgatttaaagcACATTTTGCGGAGAAAAACTTGACACAGTGAAGTGTCAggcatttcttttctcttaacATGCTATCAAGACAAAGGAAGAGAGCAAATGCAGATTGTCTTGACAGAACCTTCCCTTCCTACAGGCCGTAATCGTAATCGGGTTTGCCTTCTGCGTACGTCCTGTAGAAGCCCTTGTGCGTCTCGCTGGAGAACACGTTGGCCTTGACAGAGGGATCCTCCAGCATGAACTCCGTCCATTTCTTCAGCTCCGCTTTGCCATCCATgcagctgaaaaacaggttcaCAAAAGGTGGAAAAGGTGAAAAACATTCCCATTCAATCAACATTTATCAAAGGCCTCTGgttatatgaaattatttggAGGCTGGAGTGACTTGTCTTTTGCACTGAAGTAGCCTGCATGAAAAACAGAGTGTTCCCTGCACTTTCCTAAAGCGCCGTTCAGCAGATGGCTCTGACATCACAGACGTCTGGTGTCTACATCACTGCTGAAGCAGTGAATCAGGTCTTGGTACCTAAATCCTTCCTGAACCTGAAATGGAAACAGTGATTCTCTGTCGTTTAACAAAGCATGGATACGTACTGCTCCAATCCATACATCTCAATCCTCTCGAACCAGGGCCAAATCATGTAGTCGATCATGGTGATGGAATCTCCACCGAAGAACTTGGTCTTCTTTCTGGCAAGGgtctggagggaaaaaagcaggATGTCAACCAGAGGctaatacattttcacaggttTGTTCCAGACGACTCACACAATCATTATGACtttaaagtaaaatgaatgtatttgtttatctACGCATCTATACGTCCAAATATAAAATCAATCTTCAGTGGCAATATAGATGTCCccagttttaaaatattgacaTAAAATAACTTCAGGAAACAGGAATATGCCATGGACCCATACAACAAATAATATACTGagattgtaaaataataataataacaaataaataaatagtgtggcctagtggtaaggagcagggcttacaaccaaaaggttgctggtttgattccccgctaaggcactgctgctgtaccctcaagcaaggtacttaacccacagtttccTCCATAatgatccagctgtataaattgataaaattgtaacctactgcatgtaagtagctctggataagagtatctgctaaatgctgataatgtaacgtgatgtataaatgtaatatttatgaaagtatttatttcctttattaaaTTATTCCTTAAAAATCTCTTTCAAGGGAGATCTGGCCATGATAGCATCTATGCAGTCagcacaaaatataaaatatataatataaaacagATTAAGAACATATTTTAGAGATACTTTAAGCTCAATcaatacactgaaaatatggaaattattgccattttggtatattacAGCCTTCTTTGTAttagtatattttaaatgtattaacaagatatttctcattatattacaacacttttcagttttgtatgGGGACCTTAACAAAAAGAGCTTCAGTTACAATTATTaagtatgtaatgtattttgccTTGCCTCATTCAAGCTCTTGAGCTTCTCCTTCATCTCTTCTTCCAGTTTTGAAGTGTCTTCTCCACTCTGCCTTACCGTGGGAATCTTATAAAAATATGGTATCAccttaaagaaaacaaactgggGTTTGAAccacatttcagaggaaaattaatctgatctaCATACATCAGTCCAAGTTAAAAATATGTCTTAAATGGCAATATTATAAACAACGCTGAACTACATTTGATGACTGCCTGGCCTGTATATACATCATATAGTATAATACCAGTTTAGACCCTTTTTAAGTAAGGCTTTACATATAAGACGACTCATTATAAATAGTTACCACCTCCCAAAGGACTTCTGGACTTCATACTTGTGTATTTTGGCACAGAGGTTTGAAAATTTCCTACAGAAATTTGGCTGCACTAAACTGTGTGGCACAGTGGCAGTGAATGAAGTTCTAGACATCTGAAGAGTATTTGGCACACCTTGGAAAAATGTTCCAGCAGCATCTTTTGTTGGGCCTTCTCAAAAGGATCTGCTGGAAGCAGCTTCTTCTCAGCATAAACCTCATCCAGGTAATCGCACGTGATTGGTGACTCATAGACCACCTGGCCTCCGGGAGTTTCCAGCACTGGGACCAGACCAAACGGGTTCTTCTCAAAGAACCAATCAGGTTTGTCTTTCAAGTTAATGTTGATAGTATCatgtctgataaaaaaaaaaaaatgttgaaacagAAGACTGTTGATTTTTCTGCCAGATAACAAAGGACACtgacatttgtttatttcagcttgtaccttgtctggccaactttTTAAACTTGCAgtgtttctaatattgttgactccttatatgcctatttgcttgtgttgtactctgccacacttataagttgctttggataaaagcgtctgtcaaatgaataaatgtacataaatgtaaatgtcagtgacAGGCAACGACACTTTGACAACAAAGGAAGAAtaattttcattcaaaagaCCCATCAATACTCCACCAATTAAACTAAAGGCTACTTTATGATATGCACATAAAGTGATGAGAATCAACAGATGCCATAAACTGAAAATGGAATGTCCACTTCTGTGCCTTAATATAACTTACTTGATACCCTTGGCATGAAGCACCAGTCGAGCTCTGTGTGCAAAAGGACAGAATCTCATACTGTACAGTCGGATACGCCCCTTGGGGACTGGACCCGGGGGAGAACTTCCTGTTAAGTGAAACAGACAGGTATGTTTAACTAATGTGATAGGTCAGATGTCACCATCATATCAGCATGCAACAACCTTTATCCCAATAGCGTGGGTGTTAATTAATGGACAGATAGATCAGATGTCACCATCATATCAGCATGCAACAACCTTTATCCCAATAGCGTGGGTGTTAATTAATGGACAGATAGATCAGATGTCACCATCATATCTACAGGCAACAACCGGTTTCCCAATAGCGTGGGTGTTAATTGAAAGACCtgcctttttatttcagtggaCTGTCATCACAAACTATATCCCTAAAGGGTGCACATGGCACTGAAGGTAACTTTAACAGTGACATTTCTGCAGAGTCACGCTGGACCCACTTATTCAAACCTGCCAAGAACGCCACTCCTATATTTGCTTAGTTACTTTGTCAGAATGTAGATATCTTTCTAGGAATATCCTTAAAGAAAATGACTTGTCTCAACTTGCAACGATGACAGGAGCGAAATAATTCAAAAGTGatcatttctttgattttccA contains the following coding sequences:
- the LOC118789836 gene encoding glutathione S-transferase omega-1-like, whose amino-acid sequence is MASSQKCLAKGSSPPGPVPKGRIRLYSMRFCPFAHRARLVLHAKGIKHDTININLKDKPDWFFEKNPFGLVPVLETPGGQVVYESPITCDYLDEVYAEKKLLPADPFEKAQQKMLLEHFSKVIPYFYKIPTVRQSGEDTSKLEEEMKEKLKSLNETLARKKTKFFGGDSITMIDYMIWPWFERIEMYGLEHCMDGKAELKKWTEFMLEDPSVKANVFSSETHKGFYRTYAEGKPDYDYGL